Within Candidatus Woesearchaeota archaeon, the genomic segment TTTCTAGAGCAGTTAAATGTTCTTTAGTTTGTGGCTGAGGACAAATTTCTTCTGCAGATACTAATAATAAAGCAGCATCCATAATTGCAGCACCAGATAACATAGTAGCCATTAATGTTTCATGTCCGGGCGCATCAATAAAAGAAACTTTTCTTACAAATACTGCATCAGAACCACAATCAGGACATTTTGCCCTTGTAACAAATTTTTTACACTTTTTACATTCATAAATAGAAGCATTTGCATAACCCAATCTTATTGTAATCCCCCTTTTAATTTCTTCAGAATGAGTGTCAGTCCATTTACCAGATAATTTAGAAACGAGGGTTGTTTTTCCGTGATCAACATGTCCTACTAGGCCAATGTTAATTTCCGGTTGTATAATTTTATCTTGTTTAGGCATTAAAAAGACCACCACTAAAATAATATTTTAATTTTATTGAGCTTCAGCTTTTTCTTCTTTAACTTCTTTTTTTATTCCTAATGCATCTTCAATAGAATTATGTCCATATTTTAAGATTTTAATATTAATTTGTGCTGTTTTTTCATGAATAGTATTCATAGCAACTCTTTTTCTTTGAAATGTTCCCTTACCTTTTTGTGTCAAACCAGTTCCTTTAATAGCTAGAACCTTTCTTGTGCCTATCCCATTAACAGCCTTAACCATAGGAAATCCACAATAATCACTTCCCCCAGTTATTTCTAATTCATACCCTTCTAAGCCTATTAGATGACCACTTATTTTATCGCCAATTTTATGGCCTACTAAGTTATTAGCATTTTCATCGGAAACTACCTTTTGGTAGGATTTATGTGATTTTGCATCTCCAATTACAACTTTAAATTCTGTCATTTTCAGCTATTGAATACTCCAATCTCTTTATAAAGATTTTGATATTAAACCAAGATTTTAAGCGTATTCTTTAACTTGTAACCCCTAAAAAAGAAACATTTATATATCTGTAACCCCTAAAAAGATTATGTTTATAGAAAAGAAAAAAATTGGAAAAAATAAATATATTTACTTAAGAATATCTTCAAGATTAGGAAATAAAACTAAGACTAAAACTGTTTCTTACTTAGGAAAAGAACCCCTTACAAAAAAACAAATAGATGAAAAAATATCTAAGATTCCTCAATCTAAAATTAAAGAAATAGAATTAGAAATAAAAAGAGATTTAAAAAATAAAGAATTTAAAATAAATGAAGAGTTTCTAACAATAGAAGAACTCAAAAGATTAGATAATATACAAAAAGAATTCTCACAAAAATTAAAAAAATTAGACGATAAACTAATTGAAGATATGTTTAAAGATTTTAAAACAAGCTATATCCATAATACTACAGCTATAGAAGGGAATACTATTTCATTAAAAGAAACTAGTTTACTTATTAATGATAACCTCTC encodes:
- a CDS encoding 30S ribosomal protein S6e; this translates as MTEFKVVIGDAKSHKSYQKVVSDENANNLVGHKIGDKISGHLIGLEGYELEITGGSDYCGFPMVKAVNGIGTRKVLAIKGTGLTQKGKGTFQRKRVAMNTIHEKTAQINIKILKYGHNSIEDALGIKKEVKEEKAEAQ